The genomic stretch CACAGCACCAGCGCCAACAGGATGAATGGCCAATAGGCGGACACGCGCACCTTGTTCATCGCCAGCATGGCACCCACGATGACTGCGGAGGCGGCCAGCCATTCCATCTTGATGTTCTCGGTGTAAAAGGCTGCGATCACGAGCACCGCCCCGATGTCGTCCACGATGGCGACGGTCAGCAGGAACAGACGCAGCGAGGCCGGGCACCGATTGCCGAGCAGGCCCAGCACGCCCATCGCGAAGGCAATGTCGGTCGCGGCGGGGATCGCCCAGCCGCGCAGCAAGGTGCTGTCGCCGCCGACGACGCCGACATAGAACAGGGCCGGGACGACCATGCCGGCAGCCGCCGCCATGATCGGCAGGCGCCTTTGCTGCGCGGTCGACAATTGCCCTTCGATCCACTCGCGCTTCACCTCCAGCCCGACGACGAAGAAGAAGATCGCCATCAAGCCGTCGTTGATCCACAGATGGAGGTCGTACAGCTTGGGGATCGGGGTCCAGGGCAGCTTGCCGTAGAACAGCTGCTGGTATTCCGCGGCGAAGGGCGAATTCGCGGCCAGCATTGCCGCAACAGCCACGAAAATGAGCAGGATGCCGGCTGAGGCATCGCTGACGAACAGCGCTCGCACGGGGGCGAAAACGAGGCGGAAGGCTGATGGGCGTTCGGTCATGTCGAGGGGGTCCTTTGAACAAACCGCACCGCGTTGCAAGGGGGTGATCGTTCCGCTAGACGCCTTGGCGGGGGGAAACGGGTCGTGTTCATCGGCGAATTCACTGTGGCGCAATGGTTTTTGCTCGCCCATCGCGAGCTGCTGCTGTTTTGCGCGGCCTTTTTCGCGATCGGGGTGATGGACGAGTTCGCAGTCGACCTGTCCTATATCTGGATGCGGCTGCGCGGCCGGATCGCAATCCCGAAAATCGACGAATCGCAGCTGACCGAAAGGCCGTTAACAGGCCGCGCAGCAGTACTCGTCCCTGCATGGCAGGAAGCCGCGGTGATCGGCCCGACAATCTACCACATGCTCGAAGTCTGGCCCTATCGCGATCTGCGGATTTACGTCGGCTGCTACCACAACGACCCGGCAACGATGGCGTCGGCGATGGCGGCTGCGCGGGGCGATCCGAGAGTGCGGATCGTGGTGCATGGCGAAGACGGCCCGACGAGCAAGGCCGACTGCCTCAACCGTCTTTACGCTGCCTTGCGCGAAGACGAGGCGCGCGGTGGGACAGCGGCCCGCATGATCGTGCTCCATGATGCGGAGGACATGGTCGACCCCGCAGCTCTCGCTCTGCTGGACGACGCGATGGACGCGGCGGATTTCGCCCAACTCCCCGTTATGGCGCTTCCGCAGCGCGACTCCGCCCTGATCGGCAGCCACTACGCCGACGAGTTCGCAGAATCTCATGCGAAGGGGCTTTTGGTTCGCGACGCTCTGGGTGCAGCTATTCCGGGTGCAGGCGTCGGTCTCGCGATTTCACGCGATATGCTGGCCCGCTTCGGCGACGAGCCATTCGCGCGGCAATCCCTGACCGAGGATTACGAGCTTGGCCTGCGCGTCGCCGAGGCCGGTGGGAGGGGGCGCTTCCTGCGGTGCCGGACCGCCGATGGCAGCCTGATCGCAACGCGGGCCTTCTTCCCCATACGCCTCGATCAGGCCGTCCGGCAAAAGACCCGCTGGATGCATGGTATCGCGCTACAGGGCTGGGACAGGCTTGGCTGGCAGGGTTCGGCTGCGGACATCTGGATGCAGTTGCGCGATCGGCGCGGGCCGCTGGCGGCTATCCTGCTCTCAGTAGCTTACCTGCTTATCGGACTGAGTGGGCTTCTCTATCTACTGGTGAGCAGCGGCGCGATTGCGGCACCGGAATATTCCGGACTGCTGCGCTGGCTATTACTGCTCAATCTCGTAGGGCTTGGCTGGCGCTTTGCGATGCGAGCTCTTTTCACCGCGCGTGAGTACGGGTGGCGCCAGGGGCTGCTCTCCGTGCCGCGGCTCATCGTGTCGAACATCATCGCCATCATGGCCGCCCGCCGTGCCCTTTCTGCTTATGTGGGAACGCTTCGCGGGGCCCCAGTCATCTGGGATAAGACGGACCATCAGGACCACCCGGCATTGGCCGCAAGGGCCGAGGCGCACGCATGAGCGATGGCGCAGTGGAAGCGCGTCGAGGGCAGCCGGTTCTATTCCTTGGCATGTTGCTAATCGGCTGGCTGCTGATCCGTGCGATTTCGTGGCAGACTCCCTGGCCGGTGATGAGTCAGCCGACAAAGTCCAAGGCGCTCGCATTCTCGTATGAAGCTGAACGCACCTCCGCGCCAGCTTCCAAAGCGAGGCCGCTGCCCTTACACGATCAAACGGTTCCACCCGATGGAGGGCGGGTTCCAAACCCCGCGCTCTCCAGCAAACAAATGCCGATTTTCGTCAGGCTGACGGGCCGCGATCACCGAGCGGATCTCGGAACTGGCGAGCGGATGCTGGGAGAAAGCTTATCGCGGCAGACCGAGGTGGCAGAACTGCCCCTGCCGGGCAGCACCGCAAAATCGATCGACCGCAAGCTGGCTGCCGCACCCCCGAGTGATGCTGATTGGCTGAAAGCATGGCGGATCGATGCTTGGTTGATGCTGCGCGGAGGTGGAACTCCTGCGCTCGCCGGCGGAGCGCGCCCGGCAAGCTACGGAGCCAGCCAGACAGGCGCCGTGTTTGCCTACCGTTTAGCGCAGTCCAGCAGGCACGAGCCCGCGATCTATTCGCGTGCCAGCAAGGCGCTCGTGACGGAGGGTGAGACCGAAGCGGCGCTCGGGATGCGTGCAAAGCCGGTCGGCGGCCTGCCGGTGACGATGCACGCAGAATTGCGAGCCACCGAATTCGCCGGCCAAGTGCAACTGCGCCCTGCCGCCTTTGTGTCCGCAGGTATCGACGACGAACGGATGCCGTTGGGGCTCGAAGCCTCCGGCTATGCCCAGGCAGGTTATGTCGCCGGCGATTTCGCTACCGCATTCGCCGATGGCAGGGTCGACCTCACCCGCGACATCAAAGACAACGATTTCATGTCATTGAGCGGCGGTGCGGGTGCGTGGGGTGGCGCCCAGCGGGGTGCTAAACGCGTGGACATTGGTCCGACGCTCAAGCTGGACTTCGGCCTCGGCGATGGGCAGGCGCGTCTCGCGGCTGACATTAGGTTCCGCGTCGCCGGCAATGCCGAACCCTCTTCGGGAGCTGCACTAACGCTTTCGGCGGGCTTCTGACACGGTTCAGCTTTTATCCGGGCGGGGCCTGCGATAGGGCGCTTTCATGGATGTCTACCTGCCCATTGCGAACCTGTCCGTAAACGGGCTGTGGATCGTCGCGCTGGGCGGGCTCACAGGCGTGCTTTCGGGGCTGTTCGGAGTGGGCGGAGGCTTCCTGACGACGCCGCTGCTGATCTTTTACGGTGTGCCGCCCACGGTGGCCGCCGCCTCGGCTTCGACGCAGGTTACAGGGGCCAGCGTAACGGGCGTCATCGCGCATAGCGGGCGAAAGGGCGTCGATTACCGCATGGGTGCGGTGATGGTCGCAGGTGGAGTCGTCGGATCGGGCTTCGGCGCGCTGCTGTTTCGCTTCTTCCGTTCGATCGGCCAGATCGATGTCGTCATCAATGCGCTTTACGTCGTGCTGCTCGGTTCGATCGGACTCCTGATGGCGAAGGAATCGGTCGAACTGTTGCGCG from Qipengyuania profundimaris encodes the following:
- the nhaA gene encoding Na+/H+ antiporter NhaA, with protein sequence MTERPSAFRLVFAPVRALFVSDASAGILLIFVAVAAMLAANSPFAAEYQQLFYGKLPWTPIPKLYDLHLWINDGLMAIFFFVVGLEVKREWIEGQLSTAQQRRLPIMAAAAGMVVPALFYVGVVGGDSTLLRGWAIPAATDIAFAMGVLGLLGNRCPASLRLFLLTVAIVDDIGAVLVIAAFYTENIKMEWLAASAVIVGAMLAMNKVRVSAYWPFILLALVLWFFVLNSGIHATIAGVVGALCIPMRGKDDETMVETMEHALAPWSAYLVVPVFGFANAGVPLAGLGLEQLLAPLPVAIIAGLFLGKQIGIFSAIWLADRLGIAPRPDQASWQEIWGITLLCGIGFTMSLFISGLAFAGQELLINEAKIGILLGSLLSAIVGYTVIRLSAAHPDDASSPYIEKKG
- a CDS encoding glycosyl transferase family protein codes for the protein MFIGEFTVAQWFLLAHRELLLFCAAFFAIGVMDEFAVDLSYIWMRLRGRIAIPKIDESQLTERPLTGRAAVLVPAWQEAAVIGPTIYHMLEVWPYRDLRIYVGCYHNDPATMASAMAAARGDPRVRIVVHGEDGPTSKADCLNRLYAALREDEARGGTAARMIVLHDAEDMVDPAALALLDDAMDAADFAQLPVMALPQRDSALIGSHYADEFAESHAKGLLVRDALGAAIPGAGVGLAISRDMLARFGDEPFARQSLTEDYELGLRVAEAGGRGRFLRCRTADGSLIATRAFFPIRLDQAVRQKTRWMHGIALQGWDRLGWQGSAADIWMQLRDRRGPLAAILLSVAYLLIGLSGLLYLLVSSGAIAAPEYSGLLRWLLLLNLVGLGWRFAMRALFTAREYGWRQGLLSVPRLIVSNIIAIMAARRALSAYVGTLRGAPVIWDKTDHQDHPALAARAEAHA